The Pseudarthrobacter defluvii DNA window CCCGGAAGTGTCCTGATCGGCGTCAGCCTGCTGGCCTGGGCCATCTGGGGCGGCGCCGGGACAGCCGGGTGGGTGGTCTTTGCGGTGGCCATGATCTTCGTAGCTGCGGGAATGACTGCCGGCGCTGTCCTCACCGGGAGGAAGCTGAAGCAGCACGCCATTCCCAGCCGCAGCATCGTGGTGGCCCTGGTGGCCGGCGTCGTGGGAATGTTCATCATTCCGGTGGTGGGCCTCTTCGTTGGCTTCGCCGCA harbors:
- a CDS encoding DUF456 domain-containing protein: MNSETVVTILCGLAILVGVAGTIIPVLPGSVLIGVSLLAWAIWGGAGTAGWVVFAVAMIFVAAGMTAGAVLTGRKLKQHAIPSRSIVVALVAGVVGMFIIPVVGLFVGFAAGLLLSEFLRTRNFSTAARSSWAALKATGLGMLAEFGLACLAASTWVIGVWIAAANG